The sequence TACTGTTTCTTGAAAAATCTTCCTGATTTGTGGATTTTTTATTGACTCCGTAAGATATCTAGAGGCTGGCTGATTTTTCACCGACCGCTAGATTCGACGAACTAAATTAGCATGATTTTTGAGCAGATCAACTATTTTATTTACGGTTTGTTAAAACCAAATGACATAAGAAGGATATTTATAATGAAAAAAATCGCAGTATTACTCAGCGGGTGCGGTGTTTTCGATGGAACAGAGATCCATGAATCGGTTTTAACCCTATTATCTCTATCGAAAGCCGGCGCTCAATATCAGTGTTTTGCTCCTGATATCAATCAGATGCATGTCGTTAATCACTTCACAGGCGAAGCAGATAACACGGCGACGCGAAATGTGCTGGTTGAATCAGCGCGTATTGCCCGTGGTGATATAAAGGCAACCACAGAACTCGATATCACTGCCTTTGATGCGTTAATTATCCCCGGTGGTTTTGGGGCGGCGAAAAACCTGTGTAACTTTGCAACTAATGGTAGTGAGTGCGAGGTTCATCCACTCGTCACTGATTTTATTAATGAATTTATTCTTGCGAAAAAGCCCGTGGGCTTTATTTGTATCGCACCTATGATGATCCCACGTTTATACGGACATGGCGCAAAGGGCACTATTGGTAATGATGTGGA comes from Shewanella oneidensis MR-1 and encodes:
- the elbB gene encoding isoprenoid biosynthesis glyoxalase ElbB, producing the protein MKKIAVLLSGCGVFDGTEIHESVLTLLSLSKAGAQYQCFAPDINQMHVVNHFTGEADNTATRNVLVESARIARGDIKATTELDITAFDALIIPGGFGAAKNLCNFATNGSECEVHPLVTDFINEFILAKKPVGFICIAPMMIPRLYGHGAKGTIGNDVDTVAAFNLMGGSHHAATVHDIVVDEANKIVSTPAYMLAGNIAEAHSGIEKLVAKVLQLVK